A part of Dehalogenimonas sp. W genomic DNA contains:
- a CDS encoding class I SAM-dependent methyltransferase, whose translation MMVASEGMVSPFDPFAEAYDDWFDGEGKLIFASELAALQLVLPDLPGSWLEIGVGSGRFAQALGIDKGIDPSTRLLALAKRRGVQVFQAGGEDHLFDVASYGAVFLILTLCFVQSPIKVLREAQRILIPGGKVVIAMIPNNSRWGRQYQDKKAAGHAIYKRATFFGLLGVLEMMLEAGFSFDRMVSTLFQDPEQVTEEEVPRTGYHAGAGFYVIVGQKPASF comes from the coding sequence ATGATGGTGGCTTCTGAAGGCATGGTTTCGCCCTTTGATCCTTTCGCTGAGGCTTACGATGACTGGTTTGATGGCGAGGGCAAGTTGATTTTTGCCTCCGAACTTGCGGCCTTGCAACTCGTTCTCCCCGATCTGCCCGGATCATGGCTGGAGATTGGCGTCGGCAGCGGGCGCTTCGCACAGGCGCTTGGAATTGACAAGGGTATAGACCCTTCCACCAGGCTGCTTGCGCTGGCCAAGCGCCGTGGCGTCCAGGTTTTTCAGGCCGGAGGCGAAGACCATTTGTTTGATGTGGCGTCCTACGGTGCAGTCTTTCTGATATTAACCTTGTGTTTCGTCCAATCACCAATCAAGGTTCTTAGAGAAGCCCAACGAATTTTAATCCCCGGCGGCAAAGTGGTAATCGCGATGATCCCCAATAATAGCCGATGGGGCCGGCAATATCAGGACAAAAAAGCAGCGGGGCATGCTATTTACAAACGAGCAACCTTCTTTGGTCTCCTTGGCGTCCTTGAAATGATGCTCGAAGCCGGCTTTTCTTTTGACAGGATGGTTTCCACACTTTTTCAGGATCCGGAACAAGTCACAGAGGAGGAAGTGCCCCGTACCGGTTATCATGCCGGCGCCGGGTTTTATGTGATTGTTGGGCAGAAGCCCGCTTCTTTTTAA
- the tsoY gene encoding selenoprotein TsoY, whose protein sequence is MHLIGLVRSNFNPLFFQASLAAGGIALMAFNFLQFAVPHGEGFIRFTDIFWSSLPGLQLVLYGVLVAVMFPAVIIHVLLTGIFLRGLFTWLSGRQTVIGLINDPYRNFTTFPVIGSLAMSAIVLWAPVGFFVPQVASGLQSLMLPSLVFFGILFVALFSLEFKVLQVLAKGPVDTGKFNFGWLADVFAFGLVALNGSGIAITANDPVIARLAGMATLVTIAVGLVLLATKMFYLVRNQLRARRLPDTPILPAFFVLVPILCLFGISLFRMPPQLQTFFSFDVTSFSSQALGLTYAAAVAWVVFAIVLLTDYFKTHFIRSKYSPPQWGIVUALVGSQVLGVYVQGLLIQSTLLAAINYVSVILAVGIYFLICLKFIRSFSVHRTI, encoded by the coding sequence TTAGTCCGAAGTAACTTCAATCCACTCTTTTTTCAGGCATCCCTGGCAGCTGGGGGGATTGCGCTTATGGCTTTCAATTTCTTGCAGTTTGCCGTCCCGCACGGGGAAGGATTTATCCGGTTTACCGACATTTTCTGGTCAAGTCTCCCTGGTCTGCAATTAGTATTGTACGGAGTGCTGGTGGCGGTAATGTTCCCGGCTGTGATCATTCATGTCTTGTTGACGGGCATTTTTCTCAGAGGGCTATTCACTTGGCTGAGTGGACGGCAAACCGTAATCGGTCTGATCAATGACCCCTACCGTAATTTTACCACCTTCCCGGTTATCGGCTCACTGGCGATGTCCGCCATTGTACTCTGGGCGCCAGTGGGATTCTTTGTCCCTCAGGTCGCTTCAGGACTCCAATCGTTGATGCTGCCGTCGCTGGTCTTTTTTGGCATTCTCTTCGTCGCTCTTTTCTCGCTTGAGTTCAAGGTACTTCAAGTACTTGCCAAAGGTCCTGTCGATACTGGCAAATTCAACTTCGGGTGGCTGGCGGATGTATTTGCCTTCGGTTTGGTGGCGCTTAATGGTTCAGGGATTGCTATAACTGCTAATGATCCGGTCATCGCCAGATTGGCCGGAATGGCAACCCTTGTCACCATAGCCGTCGGGCTTGTTCTTCTGGCAACCAAGATGTTTTATCTGGTTAGAAATCAGCTCCGGGCTCGGAGGTTGCCGGATACCCCGATTCTGCCTGCCTTTTTCGTGCTCGTCCCCATATTATGCCTCTTCGGCATCAGTCTGTTCAGAATGCCGCCCCAACTGCAAACTTTCTTTTCGTTTGATGTAACCAGTTTTTCGTCTCAAGCCCTCGGGCTTACTTATGCGGCTGCTGTGGCCTGGGTCGTTTTTGCTATTGTGCTGCTGACTGACTATTTCAAGACTCATTTTATACGCAGCAAATATTCGCCTCCCCAATGGGGTATTGTTTGAGCGCTGGTTGGCTCCCAGGTTCTGGGAGTATATGTCCAGGGGTTACTCATTCAAAGCACACTCTTGGCAGCCATCAATTACGTTAGCGTGATTCTGGCGGTAGGTATCTATTTCCTGATCTGCTTGAAATTCATCAGATCGTTTTCGGTTCATCGGACGATTTAA
- a CDS encoding J domain-containing protein, with the protein MADFTTIDSARKTLGLSETATMSEIKGAYRHLSHLHHPDKTSGDDGEAMKKVNHAFKILMDYVESYRYSFDEGTVLRCDPYQDYLKRFYDGGF; encoded by the coding sequence ATGGCTGACTTTACGACAATAGATTCCGCCCGAAAGACTCTGGGTTTAAGCGAGACGGCAACAATGTCTGAGATTAAGGGTGCCTATCGGCACCTTTCACACCTTCATCATCCCGATAAGACCTCCGGCGATGACGGAGAGGCCATGAAGAAGGTCAATCATGCCTTTAAGATCTTGATGGATTACGTTGAAAGCTACCGCTATAGCTTTGATGAGGGCACAGTGTTAAGGTGTGATCCCTACCAGGATTACCTTAAGCGGTTCTATGATGGTGGCTTCTGA
- a CDS encoding VOC family protein: MIIPPNIKVLFISGFGPIVQDSKASRDLYINTLGISFDEMESGYLHTAKLEGAKYFALWPISQAAFSCFGTDKWPEDIPAPQAWIEFDVENVETATQELRNQGYRLLVTARKEPWGQTVTRFLSPEGLLVGVVYTPWMRETS, encoded by the coding sequence ATGATAATTCCGCCTAACATCAAAGTTTTGTTTATTTCTGGATTTGGCCCGATTGTTCAAGACTCCAAAGCCAGCCGGGATCTGTACATAAATACCCTCGGTATTTCTTTTGATGAAATGGAAAGTGGCTATCTTCATACCGCAAAATTGGAAGGGGCCAAGTATTTTGCGCTATGGCCAATCTCTCAGGCCGCCTTTTCCTGTTTTGGCACCGATAAGTGGCCGGAAGATATTCCTGCCCCTCAAGCGTGGATTGAATTCGATGTTGAAAACGTTGAGACAGCTACACAAGAGTTAAGAAATCAGGGATATCGCCTTCTTGTCACCGCACGTAAGGAACCTTGGGGGCAAACAGTTACCCGGTTTCTTTCACCTGAAGGATTGCTGGTTGGGGTCGTATATACCCCATGGATGCGCGAGACTAGCTAA